Genomic window (Diabrotica undecimpunctata isolate CICGRU chromosome 6, icDiaUnde3, whole genome shotgun sequence):
cttgcaatacagaacacgatactgatacgtctcgagtgaggggagtaggcagattgagaccccgaactcgaaccgaaccgtatcactcttgataatggctccaaaatgggtgccgaaacgtagaggaataaattctcaacgcggttcttcccgagaactaagtaattttcattcatctgactgCGGAAATTTAAGTTAAGTTAACATATATTAAAAGGTGTTTCGAGGATGCTGTACTAACAGTCgcactttatttcattttttttctgatgatgaaaataaacttGAAAGCTTGAAActagttaaaagagtacacttatttcaccacTGCTtatcccaataaacctcaaagctccgttttctaacgttgtcagcaaagacttctatatatatatatatatatatatatatatatatatatatatatatatatatatatatatatataatatgaatataaatatctatatatatatatatatatatatatatatatatatatatatatatatatatatatatatatatagatttatatatatatatatatatatatatatatatatacatatatatatatatatagatttatatatatatatatatatatatatatatatatacatatatatatatatatatatatatatatatatatatatatatatatatatatattcatctgATGTGTTCGTACCGTACAAGTTACTTTTTTTCTATGTCTTCTATTATATTCCTTTGTTTTGTCTCAACTACAAATTGAATTAAATATAATTTGAAGTAATATAACCTACCTTATGACCAATTTCAGTGAGATCTCCTCCCTTGCGTATAAATTCTGCTAGAGCTTTTTTAGCATCTGGGCTAACTAAACTTCTTGGATCCGTGGTTGGAAAGCCAAGTGATTTGGCGAATTTAGAAGCTCCCTCTGCTGCTAGTAAAACATGAGGTGTTTGTTCCATAACTATGCGAGCTAAACTATAAAAAAACTGGATATTAACATATACGATGGAAATTCTGTTTATTTTCCTGCAGGATATTTTGATATACTTAAGTAATTTATTACTATTCTTATCAAAAAGATAATTTACCGCTACATATGGCCTTTGTTGACGAAAAAGCGTCGATTTTACAACCGAGGTTCGACGTTACAAACTTTAAGAGAACAAACGTGAAAATAATTTCTAAACTTGTTTTGAGCGCAACAGAATATATGTATGCGAACCATGGACCCAAAACTGCCGTGCGTCGAGGTAaacagattctgctgtacgtGTATGCCGTGCGCCgcgcactgttctaacaaacaGTACACAAATAgactaaaaaaactgatgattataTCGATGTAAAACTTGCATTCCCAATGAGAAGAGGTATTCGACAAGAAAGCACCAAGATATAGCAGTTGTACAACTTAGCGATGGAAACGATTTTTAAAAAACTGAACTGGGAAAATAccaaattaatatatatatatatatatatatatatatatatatatatatatatatatatatatatatatatatatatatatatatatggtatggAATGAAAAATATGAGATACTCAGGTGATATAATTGTACTTGTAGAAAGCGGAGATTTGAAAAAAAAGGTAACAGAGTTAGAAGAAAAATCAAAAGATATATGTATAAAGATGaatgttgaaaaacaaaaataatcagtCCAGATGATAAAGAAATcttaataaataacaataaattggAAAATGTAAACAAATACAGTTATTTAGGCCAACATAacgataaaaaaagaaaaagatatcgAAGTAGGCAGGAGAGGGAGATTGAGCTGAGCCGTCTATAGTTAAAATGATACAAGTACTGTTCGATCAATGTGTATTGCCAGTGATAGCCTATGATGTGCAAACTTTGATACTAAAAAAACAAATAGTAAACAAAATAGAAGTTGCCTAAAGATTATAGGAGAGGAAAGTGAAAAGAAGCAAGAGAAAGAAGAAATAACCAACTCAGAGAGAGAAAGGGAGATAGGATAAAAGTAACTGATGTAACAGAAAAAATCACAAATCTAAAATGGGACTTCGCAGGACACATTACAAGAATAAAAGACGAAAGATGAAActgaaaaatctaaaaatctaGACCTTGAGATggagaagaagaggaaaacacaTAACGAGATGCCACGGTGAGCTAAAAAAGATAACAAGCAGAACGTGATTAAAAGCAGCAAATCAGATACAGGTATGGAAACAGTTAAGAGAGACATGTTCAATTTTGGACGcaaaaaggagaagaagaagaaggttagtAACAGTTATTAACGGTTTATAATTAACTATTATTTATCGACTTACGAAATTGAGCTAAAAATAAATCGACAGATCCTATCAGTAGAATAAACTTAAAAGTGACAGAAATAGAAAAATCACGTTGACATGTAGTCGCTTGGTTTCATACCAAGGGATGACAATAATTACTTTTAAAAGTACCTGATTGTAAAACCATTTCAAGAATAAAAACACATATTTTATATCAATACCTTATTGGATGTTTGATATCTTTTACAACTGTTACACCTCCTGCACTAAGAGTAGATCCTACCATAATACTAGCGTCCATTTCCACTTCTCCGGCTAAATTTAATACTGATCCGTATCCTAAAATAAAACCAATACTGAACAATATGTAAAACTTTTCGAAAGGAAATTTTGGAATCAGTAATTTAATATTCTACTATTAAACTCCGTAGCCAGAtgcgaaaatgccactgaacctctaaaaatcatacgaacaagctgaaatatGCTAAAAtggtcaattttgggaccccaataAGATCCAAAAAAGTTTTAGCCTGGGGAAGCCTACCCTCGGCTTCCCCCTAAACATTCAATTAACTTGTCTAACTATACTCtcgtgaatcgcaccaatttatattaTTACGTGAGCAAATTTTATGGAACTATCTTACAGCTTACttatgtaccgggtggtccaataagccgatctctcggctatatatcagagactgttcatgttataactttgggagaaaaaattccttagtaaagtAAAAGTGGCCAACAGAAATCGCTGGAAatctttcaagtttctgggttaaccgctagggggcgtaactggtgaagaaaaatttgaaaaccagttttttgtgaaatatgcctaaattccgcacaaagttgttcaagtacttttttttattttttgaaataaagGGTGAgagagagtgggaaagtatttgtggataaatacctataactttggtttggatcaaccgattttaacgaaattagtgtcattagaaagagtgtggatgaattaatttatatctactataaaataattgcatttagttttaattgtcatgggtagagggtactttcgaatagaaaaattaaaatttgtttttcttcaaaatgtttaatggaaacacctatttttaaaagttttattttttattctttgtctgtttacaaataaaattgatttattgaagtggtgccttaatttcttggagaagtgtacattggcgaagcatacacaataaaaatgaccccggtatGAATTTACTTCTGATAGTTAAAATTGTTGCCGTTAGCTCTTAATTCAATTTGTAGATGAGTcacctttaattaaaaattttccgATTATACTAGCTACATTCTTGTTAAATAATATATCTTGAATACGCTTGGGCAAATGTAGCTGATAACATGGCTGCTTGACTATTGAATACTATAACAATTGATCCCGATATTTCATAGACGACCTGACTCAAAAATCAGAAAGTTATTATTAATAGCTGTACAATTCTTCtcagaaataaattaaaattagcgTGTATTTTCTTACCTGCGTTGAAATTTTCATCATCCTCCATATATATTACAGCCTGCTCAACAGCATCCAAAGCACTACCGCCTTCTTTTAAGATTTTAAATCCAATTTCCATAGACTTTCTAAGCCCTTGAATTTTGCCTTCATTTCTAGAATCAGGAATATCTCCAGCCCCGCCGTGAATTAACAGTATAGGCTCCATTTTAACAGAAACTGGGAAAACACTTTATTTAACAAATGCAATTGTCTTAAGTACATAAGTTTATTCAGATTATTTgagtattatattatttaatttcaa
Coding sequences:
- the LOC140443934 gene encoding isoaspartyl peptidase/L-asparaginase encodes the protein MEPILLIHGGAGDIPDSRNEGKIQGLRKSMEIGFKILKEGGSALDAVEQAVIYMEDDENFNAGYGSVLNLAGEVEMDASIMVGSTLSAGGVTVVKDIKHPISLARIVMEQTPHVLLAAEGASKFAKSLGFPTTDPRSLVSPDAKKALAEFIRKGGDLTEIGHKNPGDVGTVGAVALDCQGNLAAATSTGGINGKMVGRCSDTSLIGSGTYADNDFGAVSTTGHGDTIIKYCLAIAIIKDIENGKSAQAATENSLKRMTKRLNNTAGAITLSKNGEPGIYFTSKKMAWMYQKGNELHYGINANEHKTEILK